One part of the Clostridium thermosuccinogenes genome encodes these proteins:
- a CDS encoding DNRLRE domain-containing protein, producing MPTVSVGIPDTTFVSSSQPTQNFSFYPLMYVGNEPSFSDSIGLMEIDLSSIPVTNVDSAVLQLAVIVKTGTESSPIVVNRVTSPFDASTVTYNTLPSFTPTASQINVETSDLYTIVEIDITELVNQWLNGTYPNFGIALTNPDGVTLVQFATNNIVYEPYFPRLVITYSDTPTPPSDNPYGYIYNTGNQTVAVNDSIAFSNNGALLGISHDTNTAPIIIETPGVYAVWYTVTGAEANQFTLYQNNNPVPGSTYGTSTTNNGYTGMVIINAAAGDQITLRNHTSAGPVTLDNAAGGTETGVSASIMILRIGAPVSTDPQLDAVNNAQDITQMRAAITDPALGLNLDGFNSLSTAAQDIVLQSLLTNRPDLGYPSVSSLQEALDMAVNEVVDPENIRVRAGSVGGNGSIAHPFGTITEGINAVVPGGTVHIEAGTYPITTQINLNKAGVTLLGEPGAELILQGDFIAMLITGSGATVQGLTMTSDVPYPKEFIQIGAPNVRLIGNTIFGPTQPPPMDNWVVNRAVVSQVNTVNVLLEENTFYSLRTGMYINPGTTGAINNNVVYNTKGGFLVDGALTTFFGNSWGTPPNEFDIVLLAGTTMGPPYDNLAQLSQDNDNATISDQR from the coding sequence ATGCCGACAGTATCGGTTGGTATTCCCGATACAACGTTTGTATCTTCTTCTCAACCGACACAGAATTTTTCGTTTTACCCACTGATGTATGTGGGTAATGAGCCATCTTTTTCAGATTCTATCGGCCTAATGGAAATCGATTTGTCATCTATACCGGTAACCAATGTCGATAGTGCTGTGCTGCAACTGGCCGTAATTGTGAAAACCGGTACAGAGTCAAGCCCTATCGTTGTAAACAGAGTGACCAGTCCGTTTGATGCCAGCACTGTAACTTATAATACTCTGCCATCCTTTACGCCCACAGCTTCACAAATAAATGTGGAAACATCGGATCTGTATACGATTGTGGAAATTGATATCACAGAGCTTGTGAACCAATGGCTCAACGGAACTTATCCCAATTTCGGAATAGCATTGACCAATCCTGATGGGGTAACCTTAGTTCAGTTTGCTACAAATAATATAGTATATGAACCATATTTCCCGAGGCTGGTGATCACCTATTCGGATACTCCGACTCCTCCTTCGGATAACCCCTATGGGTATATCTATAACACCGGCAATCAGACGGTTGCAGTAAATGATTCCATTGCTTTTAGCAACAATGGTGCTTTGCTTGGGATCAGCCATGATACGAACACTGCTCCTATTATCATTGAGACTCCTGGAGTCTATGCAGTCTGGTATACTGTAACCGGAGCAGAGGCTAATCAATTTACTCTGTACCAGAACAACAATCCTGTACCAGGAAGCACTTATGGAACCAGCACGACTAATAACGGTTATACCGGAATGGTTATAATTAATGCAGCCGCTGGCGATCAAATAACCCTGAGGAATCATACCAGCGCTGGCCCGGTTACCCTTGATAATGCAGCAGGAGGAACAGAAACCGGAGTTAGTGCTTCCATCATGATTTTAAGAATTGGTGCACCTGTATCTACTGATCCACAGCTTGATGCTGTAAACAATGCCCAGGATATCACGCAAATGCGGGCAGCAATTACCGATCCTGCCCTTGGTTTGAATCTTGATGGCTTTAATTCCCTGAGTACGGCAGCCCAGGATATAGTGCTGCAATCCTTGTTGACAAACCGTCCTGATTTGGGATATCCATCGGTGTCCAGCTTGCAGGAAGCCCTGGACATGGCGGTAAATGAAGTGGTGGATCCCGAAAACATCCGTGTAAGAGCTGGTAGTGTGGGAGGAAACGGAAGCATCGCACACCCCTTTGGAACCATTACCGAAGGTATTAATGCGGTAGTCCCCGGTGGAACAGTTCATATAGAAGCCGGAACTTATCCCATTACAACCCAGATCAACCTGAACAAAGCAGGAGTAACCCTGCTCGGCGAACCGGGTGCGGAGCTAATCCTGCAGGGAGACTTCATTGCCATGTTGATTACGGGCAGCGGCGCAACCGTTCAGGGATTAACCATGACCAGCGATGTTCCTTATCCTAAAGAATTTATCCAAATAGGCGCACCTAATGTAAGGCTTATCGGAAATACCATTTTCGGACCTACGCAGCCACCGCCAATGGATAACTGGGTTGTGAACAGGGCTGTTGTATCGCAGGTAAATACCGTAAACGTTCTTTTAGAAGAAAATACCTTCTACTCCCTGAGAACCGGAATGTATATCAATCCAGGTACAACCGGCGCCATCAATAACAACGTTGTTTATAACACGAAAGGCGGATTCCTTGTGGATGGAGCACTTACTACATTCTTCGGGAACTCCTGGGGAACGCCTCCCAATGAATTCGATATTGTTCTCCTAGCCGGAACTACAATGGGACCGCCGTATGATAACCTTGCACAATTATCTCAGGATAATGACAATGCAACCATCTCAGACCAGAGATAA
- a CDS encoding D-glycero-alpha-D-manno-heptose-1,7-bisphosphate 7-phosphatase codes for MKKAAFIDFQGTLGGKGTDDIRSLDFYPFSIEAIKKLNDNDILVIGITNQSHISKGELTWDQYNEKLNSLKEELKNHNAYFDAVYCCPHTSSDNCNCKKPLTGMIDAACKEFEIDVKGSYVIGDMGMSDMILAKNIGAKGILVLTGVGKGSLNEYRHTWKDVEPYFTAENVLEAVHRILSGINT; via the coding sequence ATGAAAAAAGCTGCTTTTATTGATTTTCAAGGTACGCTCGGCGGTAAGGGAACTGACGACATAAGGTCATTGGACTTCTATCCTTTTTCCATCGAAGCAATTAAAAAATTAAACGACAACGATATACTTGTGATAGGTATAACCAATCAGTCGCACATATCAAAAGGTGAACTCACATGGGACCAATACAACGAAAAACTTAACTCATTGAAAGAGGAACTAAAAAATCATAATGCTTATTTTGATGCGGTCTATTGCTGTCCCCATACTAGTTCCGATAACTGCAACTGTAAAAAACCTCTTACAGGTATGATAGACGCTGCATGCAAAGAGTTTGAAATTGATGTCAAAGGCTCATATGTTATTGGAGATATGGGCATGTCCGACATGATACTGGCAAAAAATATTGGCGCAAAAGGTATTCTTGTCTTGACTGGTGTGGGAAAAGGAAGCCTTAATGAATACAGGCATACATGGAAAGACGTAGAGCCATATTTCACCGCTGAAAATGTATTGGAAGCTGTCCATCGGATATTAAGCGGCATAAATACATAG
- a CDS encoding flavin reductase family protein produces the protein MAKQQWKPSTLLNPVPVVMVTCADENGKPNIITLAWAGTINSDPPMVSISVRKERYSYNLIKDKGQFVINLVTRKLVRATDYCGVKSGRDIDKFEETKLTAEKASKVDVPLIKESPVNLECVVKDRIELGTHDMFIAEIVAVDVEDSLLDEKGKLCLEKADLVCYSHGEYWSLEKSLGFFGYSVAKRKNLKRNQK, from the coding sequence ATGGCTAAACAACAATGGAAACCATCAACCTTGCTTAATCCGGTGCCGGTGGTAATGGTGACATGTGCCGATGAAAACGGCAAACCCAATATTATAACCCTTGCGTGGGCTGGAACCATCAATTCGGATCCTCCGATGGTGTCCATATCCGTGCGCAAAGAGCGCTATTCCTATAATCTTATAAAGGATAAAGGACAATTCGTCATAAATCTCGTGACAAGAAAGCTTGTAAGAGCGACCGATTACTGCGGGGTGAAATCAGGCAGGGACATAGATAAATTTGAGGAAACCAAACTTACCGCGGAAAAAGCATCAAAGGTGGACGTACCTCTGATCAAGGAAAGTCCCGTCAATCTTGAGTGTGTGGTAAAAGACAGGATTGAATTGGGTACCCATGATATGTTTATAGCTGAGATTGTTGCTGTGGATGTGGAGGACAGCCTGCTGGACGAAAAGGGCAAGTTATGCCTGGAGAAGGCGGATCTGGTCTGCTACTCCCATGGTGAGTACTGGAGCTTGGAGAAGTCTCTGGGATTTTTTGGCTACTCCGTGGCTAAGAGGAAGAATCTTAAAAGGAATCAAAAATAA
- a CDS encoding GNAT family N-acetyltransferase has product MHDIRFEEVKEEHLPALLEIYNYYVSNSTATFHIEPIGLDEMKDIVFFDNPKYKAYAIIDDRDICGYCILCPFKKREAYDITAEVTIYIRHDHAGLGIGSAALRHLENLAAKNGIHSLIAVICGENTASIRLFEKNGYEKCGHLREVGMKFGRMLDVVYYEKII; this is encoded by the coding sequence ATGCATGATATAAGGTTTGAAGAAGTAAAAGAAGAGCATCTGCCGGCACTGTTGGAGATATACAATTACTACGTCTCCAACAGCACGGCTACTTTCCATATAGAGCCGATAGGCCTGGATGAGATGAAAGATATCGTATTTTTTGATAATCCCAAATATAAGGCATATGCCATAATTGATGACAGGGACATATGCGGATATTGCATCCTCTGCCCGTTTAAAAAGCGGGAGGCTTATGATATCACGGCCGAGGTTACCATATATATCAGGCACGACCATGCGGGCCTGGGGATTGGAAGCGCAGCGCTCCGGCATTTGGAAAACCTGGCGGCTAAAAATGGAATACATTCACTTATCGCTGTAATATGTGGTGAGAATACTGCCAGCATACGGCTGTTTGAGAAAAACGGATATGAGAAATGCGGGCATCTCAGGGAAGTAGGTATGAAGTTCGGCAGGATGCTGGACGTGGTTTATTATGAAAAGATTATTTAG
- a CDS encoding histidine phosphatase family protein, which yields MLLYIIRHGDPIYNPDSLTEKGILQAKALAKRLAVHGLDRIFVSPMIRARQTAQPTCDLLKIKPEVAEWTSESLAWQEFACNDESFGDKIEWSFNVPKVRYKAPEVLALGERWYEADPFCRTKAREGYARIQRESDKFTEMLGYKREGTLYRILRPSDERVAVFCHSGFGSVWISYLLAIHPIIFWSSFGLNHSSVTILEFMNTENGITAPYCLTLSDTSHLYADGLPLEFCNRVKI from the coding sequence ATGCTCTTATATATAATACGCCACGGCGATCCCATATACAATCCCGATTCACTAACTGAAAAGGGGATTTTACAAGCAAAGGCGCTGGCCAAAAGATTGGCGGTACATGGCCTTGACAGAATTTTTGTTTCACCTATGATACGTGCCAGACAAACGGCACAGCCCACATGTGATTTGCTGAAAATAAAGCCGGAAGTAGCTGAGTGGACCAGTGAATCTTTGGCATGGCAAGAATTTGCATGTAACGATGAAAGCTTCGGTGACAAGATTGAATGGAGTTTTAATGTGCCAAAGGTAAGATACAAAGCTCCGGAGGTTCTTGCTTTGGGTGAGCGTTGGTATGAGGCAGATCCTTTTTGCCGTACAAAAGCCCGTGAAGGGTATGCAAGAATACAACGAGAGTCCGATAAATTTACAGAAATGCTGGGATACAAACGGGAAGGAACTCTGTATAGAATTCTTCGTCCTAGTGATGAGAGAGTAGCGGTATTTTGTCATAGCGGTTTTGGCAGTGTATGGATTTCATATCTTCTTGCCATTCATCCCATTATATTCTGGTCTTCTTTTGGTTTAAATCATTCATCGGTTACTATTCTTGAATTTATGAACACGGAGAACGGTATAACTGCACCATATTGTTTGACGCTTTCCGATACATCACACCTGTATGCTGATGGTTTGCCGCTGGAATTCTGCAATAGAGTAAAAATTTAA
- a CDS encoding putative ABC transporter permease subunit produces MRTFFNLLKINLNLNFGISALKYRFTKEKKRLWEPILIGLCVILGLGFMTVTISFLMFAIFLAGKQVNKPEMVLTLAVLAGQFLILFFGILYVMSSFYFSPDLNILIPLPLKPSQVLGSKFAVIMINEYLTLLPMLLPAIVIYGAGMRMGFLYWVKGLLIFLAAPVIPLIIGSLLIMILMRFINFRKSKDLLAVIGGIFGVIISLSVNYFMQSFPKVNEEEIVNNLLSGQFNLIEMIGQRFPPSIWATYALSKPGLEGLGYLALFLGMSVILFAALMWLGNQIFYKSVLSGQEVSRKHKALSKEEIGKKYVKTSSAVSALFWREWKLFLRTPVYAMNGIAGMVIAPFAMLIPILANKEIDKDKMLSFIQNPDYILPISLVGLAIMLFTSSMNIVASTSVSREGQMFWISKMIPVHPKEQVTAKLIHGIAIQTIGVLVTGAVFAFVTRISFLHLLALLLLGVIGTVGLVAINLLIDVLRPKLDWKNPQEAVKSNMNGFLGMLATFAILGVLSAAAVGMVLLNLPHWLIYLLLGILMIIFAVALSIGLFAVAEYKYPHIEA; encoded by the coding sequence ATGAGAACGTTTTTTAACTTGTTAAAAATCAACCTAAATCTTAATTTTGGTATTTCCGCCCTGAAGTACCGCTTCACAAAGGAAAAAAAGCGTTTGTGGGAGCCAATACTTATAGGCTTATGTGTAATACTCGGCTTGGGTTTCATGACAGTGACGATTTCATTTTTGATGTTTGCAATATTTCTGGCAGGCAAACAGGTCAATAAACCGGAAATGGTGTTAACTTTGGCGGTATTGGCTGGACAGTTTCTGATACTGTTTTTCGGTATACTTTATGTAATGAGTTCCTTTTATTTCTCGCCGGACCTGAACATATTGATACCTTTGCCTCTGAAGCCTTCACAGGTGCTTGGAAGCAAGTTTGCTGTCATTATGATAAATGAGTATCTGACGCTTTTACCCATGCTTCTTCCTGCAATAGTGATCTATGGGGCCGGCATGAGAATGGGATTTTTGTATTGGGTCAAAGGATTGTTGATTTTTCTTGCAGCTCCGGTAATCCCGCTGATCATAGGTTCCTTATTGATTATGATATTGATGCGCTTTATTAATTTCAGGAAGAGCAAGGATTTGCTGGCTGTTATCGGTGGAATATTCGGTGTAATTATTTCTCTGAGCGTTAATTATTTTATGCAGAGCTTCCCAAAAGTAAATGAGGAAGAGATAGTCAACAACCTGTTAAGCGGCCAGTTCAACTTAATTGAGATGATAGGACAAAGGTTTCCTCCCAGCATATGGGCCACTTATGCTTTATCCAAGCCTGGCTTGGAAGGGCTCGGATACCTTGCACTCTTTTTAGGTATGTCTGTAATCTTGTTTGCAGCATTGATGTGGTTAGGCAACCAGATTTTCTACAAGAGCGTGCTGTCCGGACAGGAAGTTTCAAGGAAGCACAAGGCTTTGTCAAAGGAAGAGATAGGGAAAAAATACGTCAAGACTTCAAGTGCAGTCTCTGCATTGTTTTGGAGGGAATGGAAGCTCTTTCTCAGGACTCCTGTGTACGCTATGAACGGCATAGCCGGAATGGTTATTGCACCTTTTGCCATGCTGATACCCATTCTTGCAAATAAAGAAATAGATAAGGATAAAATGCTCAGCTTTATACAAAATCCTGATTACATACTTCCCATATCCCTTGTAGGGCTGGCGATAATGCTTTTTACCAGCAGCATGAACATTGTCGCGTCAACATCGGTATCGAGGGAAGGGCAGATGTTCTGGATATCCAAGATGATACCTGTGCATCCGAAGGAGCAGGTTACAGCCAAGCTGATTCATGGTATAGCTATCCAAACTATAGGGGTGCTTGTGACTGGTGCTGTGTTTGCATTTGTAACCAGGATTTCGTTCCTGCATTTGCTGGCATTATTGCTGCTGGGAGTAATCGGGACAGTCGGATTGGTAGCGATCAACCTTTTGATTGATGTATTACGCCCCAAGCTGGATTGGAAAAATCCTCAAGAGGCTGTGAAATCAAATATGAATGGTTTTCTGGGCATGCTGGCTACGTTTGCTATACTCGGAGTTCTCAGCGCGGCAGCTGTTGGCATGGTGCTGCTTAATTTGCCCCATTGGCTGATATACTTGCTTTTGGGCATATTGATGATTATTTTCGCAGTGGCTTTGTCAATTGGACTCTTTGCGGTAGCAGAATACAAATATCCTCATATTGAAGCATAA
- a CDS encoding ABC transporter ATP-binding protein, with translation MVKIENLSKGYNKGSVKAVDNLNLHVRPGEIFGFLGPNGAGKTTTIKMMVGLINPDSGSISINGYDISRQPLDVKRSIGYVPDNPDVYEKLTGMEYLKFMADVYRVPSKVRKERIEYFLDMFGLTNAASDLIKSYSHGMKQKIVLIGAIIHDPALWILDEPMVGLDPKSAHQLKELMRQHCDKGNTVFFSTHVLEVAERLCDRLAIINKGKLVAIGTMDELRKGDQADSLENIFLELTE, from the coding sequence GTGGTCAAAATAGAGAACCTTTCAAAGGGTTATAATAAAGGGTCGGTGAAGGCGGTAGACAACCTGAACCTGCATGTGCGTCCGGGGGAGATATTCGGATTTCTTGGACCCAACGGAGCAGGGAAAACTACAACAATAAAGATGATGGTTGGCCTTATAAACCCTGACAGCGGCAGCATATCTATAAACGGATATGACATCAGCAGACAGCCGCTGGATGTCAAAAGGAGCATAGGCTATGTTCCTGATAACCCGGATGTTTATGAAAAACTTACCGGTATGGAGTATCTGAAATTTATGGCCGATGTGTACCGGGTTCCTTCGAAGGTACGCAAGGAGAGGATTGAATACTTTCTCGACATGTTCGGCCTGACAAATGCCGCTTCGGATTTGATAAAAAGCTATTCCCATGGTATGAAGCAAAAGATAGTCCTCATAGGGGCCATAATACATGATCCTGCGTTATGGATTTTGGATGAACCTATGGTAGGGCTTGACCCCAAATCGGCCCATCAATTGAAAGAATTGATGCGCCAGCACTGTGACAAAGGAAATACCGTGTTTTTTTCCACCCATGTGCTCGAGGTGGCGGAGAGACTTTGCGACCGGCTAGCTATCATCAACAAAGGAAAACTTGTGGCGATAGGTACGATGGATGAACTTAGAAAAGGAGATCAGGCAGATTCCCTGGAAAATATTTTTCTGGAGTTGACAGAGTGA
- a CDS encoding helix-turn-helix transcriptional regulator has product MYEWHKQIKVIVDEIDECIKNRNCEAITLRFLSRNLGYSEFHTTRKFKEITGMQFKDYLRNRKLAFALKEVRDSEKSILDIAFDYGFSSHEAFTRAFKGIYGVAPSEYRKNPMPVVLRTKINPFDRYFFGLGEIGMVKSADDIKIYFVTIPAHKFLHIRNYESNGYWDFWQKQSLIPGQDCETICGLLDSIKGKLDDYGGSEPNSGSGQIMAYIIDPSGRLCDWGIPRIECYGVRLPIDYNGEVPPQMIMMDVPEAEYIVFEHGPFDYEQENRSVEEKMEKAMAAFDFTGTGYCLDTSPGRMIYFYHDPEQFWKYIRPVRKV; this is encoded by the coding sequence ATGTACGAGTGGCATAAGCAAATCAAAGTGATTGTTGATGAAATTGACGAGTGTATTAAAAACCGCAACTGTGAAGCAATAACGCTGCGCTTTCTTTCACGCAACCTGGGTTATTCCGAATTTCATACTACGAGAAAATTTAAGGAAATAACGGGCATGCAATTTAAGGATTATCTGCGGAATAGAAAATTAGCCTTTGCGCTGAAAGAAGTTCGGGATAGTGAAAAAAGTATTCTGGATATTGCTTTTGATTACGGTTTTTCATCCCATGAAGCCTTCACCAGAGCTTTTAAGGGAATATATGGTGTGGCTCCGAGTGAATATCGAAAAAACCCTATGCCTGTCGTCCTTCGTACAAAAATAAACCCTTTCGACCGCTATTTTTTCGGATTGGGAGAGATTGGTATGGTGAAATCTGCAGATGATATTAAAATCTATTTTGTTACCATTCCCGCACACAAATTTTTGCACATTAGAAACTATGAGAGTAATGGGTATTGGGATTTTTGGCAAAAGCAAAGCCTTATCCCGGGGCAGGACTGCGAAACAATTTGCGGCTTACTTGACAGTATCAAAGGCAAATTGGATGACTACGGAGGGAGCGAACCTAACAGCGGCAGCGGTCAGATTATGGCGTACATAATTGACCCGAGCGGTAGACTCTGTGATTGGGGTATTCCACGTATAGAGTGTTATGGTGTACGTCTTCCAATTGATTATAACGGTGAAGTACCGCCACAAATGATTATGATGGATGTGCCCGAAGCCGAGTATATTGTCTTTGAACATGGGCCTTTCGATTATGAGCAGGAAAACCGCAGTGTGGAAGAAAAGATGGAAAAGGCAATGGCAGCTTTTGATTTCACAGGCACCGGATATTGCCTGGACACTTCCCCCGGTAGAATGATTTACTTTTATCATGATCCAGAGCAGTTTTGGAAGTATATCAGGCCGGTGAGGAAGGTATGA
- a CDS encoding NADH-dependent [FeFe] hydrogenase, group A6: protein MEMVNITIDNKQIQVPSHYTVLEAAREANIEIPTLCFLKDINEIGACRMCVVEIKGARSLQAACVYPVSEGLVVNTQSPAVREARKVTLELILSNHDKKCLTCVRSENCELQSLAKKLNVKDMRFEGENVIRPLDDFSPSVVRDPNKCVLCRRCVSMCKNVQGIAAVETNERGFKTIVSPVFNKSLNDVPCAMCGQCINVCPVGALREKDDTDKVWDALANKDLHVIAQTAPAVRVALGEEFGMPIGTRVTGKMVAALKRLGFEKVFDTDTAADLTIMEEGTELLERIKNGGKLPLITSCSPGWIKFCEHFYPEFLDNLSSCKSPHEMFGAVLKSYYAEKMGIDPSKIFVVSIMPCTAKKYEAQRPELSSSGYPDVDVVLTTRELARMIKEAGIDFVNTADEQFDDPMGDASGAGVIFGATGGVMEAALRTVAEILEGKSIDNIEYTQVRGVEGIKEAEVVAGGVKLKAAVAHGLKNARTLLDRIKAGEAEYHFVEIMACPGGCVNGGGQPIQPSEVRSWIDLRAERAKAIYEEDRDLPIRKSHENPKVQMLYTEYFEKPGSHKAHELLHTHYVKREKYPVE, encoded by the coding sequence ATGGAAATGGTAAATATCACGATAGATAACAAGCAGATTCAGGTTCCCAGTCATTATACCGTATTGGAGGCAGCCAGAGAAGCCAATATAGAAATACCTACACTTTGCTTCCTTAAGGATATAAACGAAATAGGCGCCTGTAGGATGTGTGTTGTGGAGATAAAAGGCGCAAGGAGCCTTCAGGCTGCATGCGTATATCCTGTATCCGAAGGACTGGTAGTAAATACTCAGTCTCCGGCGGTAAGAGAAGCAAGAAAGGTAACCCTGGAGCTTATACTGTCAAACCATGATAAGAAATGCCTCACTTGCGTACGAAGCGAAAACTGTGAGCTGCAGAGTCTGGCTAAGAAGCTCAATGTAAAGGATATGAGGTTCGAAGGTGAAAACGTAATCCGTCCTCTGGATGATTTCTCACCATCGGTTGTAAGGGATCCAAACAAATGTGTTCTTTGCAGACGTTGCGTCAGCATGTGTAAAAATGTGCAGGGTATTGCTGCAGTTGAAACCAATGAGAGAGGTTTTAAAACCATTGTTTCACCTGTATTCAACAAGTCATTAAATGACGTACCTTGCGCAATGTGCGGTCAGTGCATCAACGTGTGCCCTGTTGGAGCATTGAGGGAAAAGGATGATACGGACAAGGTATGGGATGCTCTTGCAAATAAGGACTTGCATGTGATTGCGCAAACAGCGCCAGCCGTTAGAGTAGCCCTCGGTGAAGAGTTCGGAATGCCCATAGGAACAAGGGTTACCGGAAAAATGGTTGCAGCCCTCAAAAGATTGGGCTTTGAAAAAGTGTTTGATACTGACACAGCAGCAGATTTGACTATAATGGAAGAAGGAACAGAGCTTCTTGAAAGGATAAAGAACGGAGGAAAACTCCCTCTGATAACATCTTGCAGCCCTGGTTGGATCAAGTTCTGCGAACATTTCTATCCGGAGTTCCTGGATAATCTTTCATCCTGTAAATCTCCCCATGAAATGTTCGGTGCTGTGCTGAAATCCTACTATGCTGAAAAAATGGGCATTGATCCTTCAAAGATATTTGTTGTATCCATAATGCCTTGTACAGCTAAGAAATATGAAGCTCAGAGACCGGAGCTGTCTTCCAGCGGCTATCCTGATGTAGACGTAGTTCTGACCACAAGGGAATTGGCAAGGATGATTAAGGAAGCTGGTATAGACTTTGTCAATACCGCTGACGAGCAGTTTGATGATCCGATGGGAGATGCCAGCGGTGCCGGTGTAATTTTCGGAGCTACCGGTGGTGTTATGGAAGCAGCTTTAAGGACAGTGGCTGAAATCCTCGAAGGCAAATCCATTGACAATATTGAGTATACTCAGGTCAGGGGTGTTGAAGGCATAAAAGAAGCAGAGGTAGTAGCCGGCGGTGTGAAGCTAAAAGCGGCTGTAGCCCATGGCCTTAAAAATGCAAGAACCCTCCTGGATAGAATTAAAGCCGGAGAGGCAGAGTACCATTTTGTTGAGATCATGGCTTGCCCGGGAGGCTGCGTAAACGGAGGAGGACAACCTATACAGCCATCTGAAGTCAGAAGCTGGATAGACTTGAGAGCTGAAAGGGCAAAGGCTATATATGAAGAAGACAGGGATCTGCCAATAAGGAAATCCCATGAAAACCCGAAGGTTCAAATGCTCTATACAGAGTACTTTGAAAAACCGGGAAGCCATAAAGCTCATGAGCTTTTGCATACTCATTATGTCAAGAGGGAGAAGTACCCTGTAGAATAA
- a CDS encoding NUDIX hydrolase, with protein sequence MNNYIKNMRSLIGNKPLLVCGASTIVLDGDNRVLMQLRKDNNCWGFPGGVVELGEKVADAAIREVFEETGLIVSDLKLFGVFSGEDLHYIYPNGDEVYIVDIVFVSKNYRGCIKIDESECKDVRFFDIDNVPENISPPLKQSVNELIRKHRDKSLYKLFDD encoded by the coding sequence GTGAATAATTATATAAAGAATATGCGTAGCCTTATCGGAAACAAACCTCTTCTTGTATGTGGAGCTAGTACTATTGTACTTGATGGTGATAATAGGGTGTTAATGCAACTAAGAAAGGATAATAATTGCTGGGGGTTTCCTGGAGGAGTAGTTGAGTTGGGTGAGAAAGTTGCAGATGCAGCAATAAGAGAGGTTTTCGAAGAGACAGGATTAATAGTTTCTGATTTAAAATTGTTTGGAGTATTTTCAGGGGAGGATTTACATTATATCTATCCTAACGGAGACGAAGTTTATATTGTTGATATAGTATTTGTTTCAAAAAATTATAGGGGTTGTATCAAAATTGATGAAAGTGAATGTAAAGACGTCAGGTTTTTTGATATAGACAATGTTCCAGAGAATATTAGTCCTCCATTAAAGCAGTCAGTGAATGAATTGATCAGAAAACATAGGGATAAAAGTTTATATAAATTATTTGATGATTAA
- a CDS encoding GNAT family N-acetyltransferase encodes MKITDITDDSDHDNILLELIERDTHLYNASNYATLYKLALEGQTGNHGIIKAFVYGNSLRFKLIFENAPENTEFQALAKMINQICEANKKNRIMLWYSQIHGNVQCDELFKLLPIAGEPYYFSEYIMPRNAINKELDLKGLSSKLYSVEMLDDCIDILESAFTPFLDAPGSFAREKDWINKSLQSRDKARCEVFFNGDKAVGLYSHNDGSIEYVAVKKEYQNRGFGNVMLLKAFHSILHDSENPPSLCSGDKNKRAQRFYERAGMKKICSSVRAEISPGNT; translated from the coding sequence ATGAAAATAACTGATATTACAGATGATTCGGATCATGATAATATCTTACTAGAATTAATTGAACGAGATACACATCTATATAATGCAAGCAATTACGCTACGCTTTACAAATTAGCTTTGGAAGGGCAAACTGGAAATCATGGTATCATAAAAGCGTTTGTATACGGTAATTCATTGCGCTTCAAGCTGATTTTTGAAAATGCTCCTGAAAATACAGAATTTCAAGCTTTGGCGAAAATGATAAATCAAATTTGTGAAGCAAATAAAAAGAACAGGATTATGCTTTGGTACTCTCAAATACATGGCAACGTGCAATGTGATGAGCTATTTAAGCTATTGCCTATTGCAGGGGAGCCTTATTATTTTTCAGAATACATCATGCCACGCAATGCAATAAATAAAGAACTTGACTTAAAAGGCTTATCCAGTAAGTTATATTCTGTTGAAATGCTGGATGACTGTATTGATATATTGGAATCAGCATTCACCCCTTTTTTGGATGCTCCCGGTTCTTTTGCAAGAGAAAAAGACTGGATAAATAAATCATTACAATCAAGAGATAAAGCGCGCTGTGAAGTTTTTTTCAATGGAGATAAGGCAGTGGGGTTGTATAGCCATAACGATGGCAGTATCGAGTATGTGGCAGTAAAAAAAGAATATCAAAATCGTGGATTTGGAAATGTAATGCTTTTAAAGGCTTTTCATTCAATACTTCATGATTCTGAAAATCCACCATCTTTATGCTCGGGAGATAAGAATAAAAGAGCACAAAGATTCTATGAAAGAGCCGGAATGAAAAAAATTTGCAGTTCCGTCAGAGCGGAAATATCACCGGGTAACACTTAA